A genomic stretch from Scomber scombrus chromosome 8, fScoSco1.1, whole genome shotgun sequence includes:
- the si:dkey-183n20.15 gene encoding RING-HC_RNF170 domain-containing protein, whose product MNPHSSSQSRLDHLPSEGLAGQCHPGSSRSLVCQSEQSASAYMSCHKLCPSTSQQDWHCPVCLQTANFPVQTNCGHLFCAPCLIAYWRHGSWLDAISCPLCRQKVSVLCHLFNESRSDRQSKEVLGEITDYNKRYSGAPRRVTDYLCDAPLLLQLLARGLGTIGGLVWLFFFRVALCCVGTVVSISSTSLDSVSSSSNPLETDPSFCGLLGVLDDLVVVILLLICVININQQMAPERGHSANAATSQGVMGDSL is encoded by the exons ATGAACCCCCACAGCAGCTCTCAGTCCAG ACTAGATCATCTACCTTCTGAAGGTCTAGCGGGTCAGTGTCACCCAGGGTCATCAAGATCTTTGGTTTGTCAATCGGAGCAGTCAGCATCAGCGTACATGAGCTGCCACAAG TTATGTCCATCCACAAGCCAACAGGACTGGCACTgtcctgtgtgtctgcagacGGCCAACTTCCCAGTCCAGACCAACTGTGGCCATTTGTTCTGTG CTCCTTGTTTGATCGCCTACTGGAGACATGGGTCATGGTTGGATGCTATCAGCTGCCCTCTCTGTAGACAGAAG GTCAGCGTGCTGTGCCATCTATTTAATGAGAGTCGATCAGACCGACAATCAAAGGAAGTTCTTGGAGAAATCACAGATTACAACAAACGTTATTCTGGAGCCCCAAGACGG GTAACAGACTACCTGTGCGACGCGCCTCTTCTCCTGCAGTTACTGGCACGTGGCCTGGGCACCATTGGAGGACTTGTGTGGCTGTTTTTCTTCAGGGTGGCGCTGTGCTGCGTGGGGACTGTGGTGTCCATCTCCTCCACTTCTCTCGACTCCGTCTCCTCATCGTCAAACCCCCTAGAAACAGACCCTTCCTTCTGCGGACTGCTGGGTGTCCTGGATGACTTGGTGGTGGTCATTCTGCTCCTTATCTGTGTTATCAATATCAACCAGCAAATGGCGCCAGAGAGAGGACACTCTGCAAATGCTGCAACCTCACAAGGAGTAATGGGGGATTCACTGTAG